The window CTTCTCAAGCAAAGCGATGTCGACGGCGTGGTGATCACCCACGGCACCGATACACTGGAAGAGACTGCGTTTTTCCTCAACCTCGTGGTCAAGAGCGACAAGCCGATCGTGGTGGTTGGCTCCATGCGCCCGTCGACCGCCATGTCCGCAGATGGTCCCCTTAACCTTCTGGATGCGGTGACCGTCGCGGGCAGCAAGGAGGCCGTCGGCAAGGGCGCCCTGGTCGCCATGAACGACACCATCCAGTCCGGCCGCGACGTGACCAAGCGGACCAACGTCGTCCCCAGCGCCTTCTTCAGCCAATGGGGGCCGCTTGGAATGGTGATCGAGGGCCAATCCTACTTCTTCCGCACACCGTCCAAGCGCCACAACACGAGTTCGGAATTCGACATCGACACCATCGACAGCCTTCCGCTGGTGGCCATCGTTTACGGCTCCGGCAACATGTATCCCGGCGCCTACGATGCCGCGGTCCAGGCCGGCGCCAAGGCGATCATTCACGCAGGCACCGGCAATGGGTCCGTGGCGAATTACCTGGTCGATAAGCTCAGGGATGTTCGCTCCAAGGGCACACTCATCGTTCGATCATCGCGCGTTGGCGACGGCATCATCCTGCGCAAT is drawn from Bradyrhizobium prioriisuperbiae and contains these coding sequences:
- a CDS encoding asparaginase; translated protein: MLQATPRTYLSKRGISAAFALGVALSFAGSGSPALARDLAAEAAAQAATRKPNVVILATGGTIAGAGADVANSATYQAAKVPVDKLIAGVPELGKIANVTGEQVFQIASESFTDAHLVQLGKRVSQLLKQSDVDGVVITHGTDTLEETAFFLNLVVKSDKPIVVVGSMRPSTAMSADGPLNLLDAVTVAGSKEAVGKGALVAMNDTIQSGRDVTKRTNVVPSAFFSQWGPLGMVIEGQSYFFRTPSKRHNTSSEFDIDTIDSLPLVAIVYGSGNMYPGAYDAAVQAGAKAIIHAGTGNGSVANYLVDKLRDVRSKGTLIVRSSRVGDGIILRNAEQPDDQYDWVVAHDLNPQKAKILAALALTKSNDTKELQRIFWEY